A stretch of Besnoitia besnoiti strain Bb-Ger1 chromosome III, whole genome shotgun sequence DNA encodes these proteins:
- a CDS encoding SAG-related sequence (encoded by transcript BESB_047420) — MQSLSSQTRIPARRGSPMLTACAVELPFSKALFSCSSLLHLLVLAGVFVHVQRARAEEPIPVCEPAGNAVALHLTNEKLNKVQFKCGENLTTLLPEKKPATHQTHFCQDPKCTVQVPLGGLAFSEDPLVSVAAPAAAQQTTYTVSVEKLPDTPYTAYFVCSAQSKSPERSMRSPVAADSSPALCVVQVSVWASKPTTVPSPNVCDGTSSKKLSLKVGEDVEPVTFACGEKRELSPALFDDVFQTATEGQEMTAKLQSLIPQAKLIANGFDGSAHQVPAYTLTVPELPETGPVQLLYKCAATKKSGKNRTRPEEEGLDSSETAAECEVMVEVAKRPPSPGSDDETSEQRRTNLVAVSSVAFLLAPYIVVIA, encoded by the exons ATGCAGAGCCTCAGCAGCCAGACGCGGATTCCTGCACGGCGGGGCAGTCCCATGCTCACCGCCTGTGCTGTTGAACTTCCCTTTTCGAAAGCTTTGTTTTCCTGTTCGTCCCTACTTCATTTGCTGGTGCTTGCGGGTGTGTTTGTCCACGTGCAAAGGGCGAGAGCAGAAGAACCCATCCCAGTGTGCGAACCTGCAGGAAATGCGGTGGCGTTACACCTCACAAACGAAAAGCTAAACAAAGTGCAGTTTAAATGCGGAGAGAATCTGACGACCTTGCTCCCCGAGAAGAAACCGGCGACACACCAGACCCATTTCTGCCAGGATCCGAAGTGCACGGTCCAGGTTCCCTTAGGTGGCCTGGCGTTTTCTGAGGACCCGCTGGTTTCTGTTGcagcaccagcagcagcgcagcagacgacaTACACCGTCTCAGTCGAAAAGCTCCCCGATACGCCCTACACCGCCTACTTTGTTTGCTCTGCGCAGTCCAAGTCGCCCGAGAGAAGCATGCGTTCGCCGGTTGCAGCAGACTCCTCACCCGCCCTATGTGTCGTGCAAGTCTCAGTTTGGGCGTCGAAGCCAACTACTGTCCCGTCCCCCA ACGTTTGCGACGGCACGTCCTCGAAGAAACTTTCCCTGAAGGTCGGCGAAGACGTCGAACCTGTCACATTCGCGtgcggcgagaagcgagaaCTGTCGCCTGCTCTGTTCGACGATGTCTTCCAAACCGCTACAGAAGGGCAAGAGATGACGGCCAAACTCCAGTCTTTGATACCTCAGGCCAAGTTGATTGCGAATGGTTTTGACGGATCCGCACACCAGGTCCCCGCATATACTCTCACCGTCCCAGAGTTGCCGGAGACAGGCCCAGTGCAGCTACTCTACAAGTGCGCGGCGACAAAAAAAAGTGGTAAAAACAGAACGAGaccggaggaggagggcctAGACAGCTCTGAGACTGCAGCGGAGTGCGAGGTTATGGTCGAGGTGGCGAAGCGGCCCCCCAGCCCTGGTTCCGACGACGAAACCAGCGAGCAGAGACGGACAAATCTGGTAGCGGTGTCGTCTGTGGCTTTCCTGTTAGCCCCCTATATTGTGGTCATTGCTTGA
- a CDS encoding SAG-related sequence (encoded by transcript BESB_047430), which yields MSDFGSRSLAVPCPCPVADSLFKTRRKAFAYPREAAGLYRCTFSQWLKSLPSHLHLSICWHLRHFRDAGLYLWETLQGGGGPASASFSKQSILSNVLCALLFVRLLCGISPSRAQLSQPTGAVPECTSADKLLALSLTGSESKLQFQCGPKVTTLEPAKVGSSFTQFCKDPKCEKKGPLNELHLSLSDQDASERSDKKATTYSLSATELPDAPSTIYFVCPGTLENLEKSMRSAARAALPEEQDQTCVVQISVWGKKPTPLEPSSVCNGTPNKSVALNVDSDHTPVTFGCGDERGLSPALLDYVFQLPAGEKGLTAVPLQSLVPKATLIANGSGEPSRKTAAYTLSVPELPEAGPVQLVYKCAALKSAPVPHVVLQQEEDQVPKEECRVVIEVAKRPTSSGSDDETSGERATSLSAVWALALGVLTHFLNRV from the exons ATGAGTGACTTTGGCTCAAGATCACTTGCTGTTCCATGCCCCTGCCCCGTTGCGGACTCACTGTTCAAAACCCGCAGAAAAGCCTTTGCGTACCCCC gcgaagccgctgGGTTGTATAGATGTACATTCTCCCAGTGGCTGAAAAGCCTCCCGAGTCATTTGCACCTGAGTATCTGCTGGCATCTTCGCCACTTTCGCGATGCAGGCCTGTACCTTTGGGAGACTCttcaggggggggggggtcccGCCAGTGCCTCCTTCAGTAAACAGAGCATTCTCTCAAATGTTTTGTGCGCACTGTTGTTTGTGCGGCTTCTCTGTGGCATCTCGCCCTCTCGTGCACAACTATCCCAACCAACCGGTGCCGTCCCGGAGTGCACTTCAGCAGACAAGCTGCTCGCGCTCAGCCTCACCGGGTCGGAAAGCAAACTGCAGTTCCAATGCGGCCCAAAAGTGACCACGCTCGAACCAGCTAAAGTCGGAAGCAGCTTCACACAATTTTGTAAGGATCCAAAATGTGAAAAAAAAGGCCCCCTTAACGAACTGCACCTGTCATTGTCGGATCAGGATGCCTCGGAGCGCTCCGACAAAAAGGCGACGACGTATTCACTTTCTGCGACCGAGCTTCCCGACGCGCCCTCGACTATCTACTTCGTGTGCCCTGGAACACTCGAGAATCTCGAGAAGAGCATGCGCTCCGCTGCCAGAGCAGCGCTGCCTGAAGAACAGGACCAGACATGCGTCGTGCAGATCTCGGTCTGGGGGAAGAAACCGACGCCGTTAGAACCATCCA GTGTATGCAACGGAACACCTAACAAGTCCGTCGCTTTGAATGTCGACAGTGATCACACGCCGGTCACATTCGGGTGCGGCGATGAGCGAGGATTGTCTCCTGCTCTTTTGGACTACGTCTTCCAGTTGCCTGCCGGAGAGAAAGGGTTGACGGCAGTCCCTCTGCAGTCTCTGGTCCCAAAGGCTACCTTGATTGCGAATGGCTCTGGTGAGCCTTCCAGAAAAACAGCGGCGTACACACTTTCCGTACCGGAGTTGCCAGAGGCAGGACCAGTTCAGCTGGTTTACAAGTGCGCAGCACTTAAATCGGCACCCGTGCCACACGTAgtgctgcagcaggaagaagacCAAGTGCCTAAAGAAGAGTGTCGTGTGGTAATCGAGGTGGCGAAGCGGCCGACAAGCTCCGGGTCTGACGACGAGACCAGTGGAGAAAGGGCGACATCCCTGAGCGCCGTGTGGGCATTGGCCCTTGGTGTGCTCACCCACTTTTTGAATAGGGTTTGA